The Mycoplasma sp. 1654_15 genome contains a region encoding:
- the infA gene encoding translation initiation factor IF-1, with product MSKEDKIIFKGVVTQVFNTQEYEVEFENGHKVIAHVAGKMKLHRIKIIVGDHVQVELSQYDLSKGRIIYRFK from the coding sequence ATGTCAAAAGAAGATAAAATTATTTTTAAAGGAGTAGTAACTCAAGTTTTTAATACTCAAGAATACGAAGTAGAATTTGAAAATGGGCACAAAGTAATAGCTCATGTTGCTGGAAAAATGAAGCTACATCGTATTAAAATAATTGTCGGAGATCATGTACAAGTAGAACTATCACAGTACGATCTTAGCAAAGGTAGAATAATTTATCGTTTTAAATAA
- the rpmJ gene encoding 50S ribosomal protein L36: MKVRASIKKICNDCKIIKRKSTNRVICKSSPKHKQRQG, translated from the coding sequence ATGAAAGTAAGAGCAAGTATTAAAAAGATTTGCAATGACTGTAAAATTATCAAACGTAAAAGCACAAATAGAGTAATTTGTAAAAGCTCACCAAAACATAAACAAAGACAAGGATAG
- the rpsM gene encoding 30S ribosomal protein S13 produces MARILNIEIPNDKRIVIALTYIFGIGKSRSKEILQKCNIDENIRTKDLSETQLQAIREVAKEYTTEGDLRREVQLNIKRMIEIKSYKGIRHRKGLPVRGQVTQKNARTRKGPRKTVMGKKDK; encoded by the coding sequence ATGGCAAGAATATTAAATATTGAAATACCAAATGATAAGCGTATTGTTATAGCACTTACTTATATTTTTGGTATCGGAAAATCAAGATCAAAAGAAATTTTACAAAAATGCAACATTGACGAAAACATCAGAACTAAAGACCTTTCAGAAACACAATTACAAGCAATTAGAGAAGTAGCAAAAGAGTATACAACAGAAGGTGATTTACGTCGTGAAGTACAATTAAACATCAAAAGAATGATAGAGATTAAATCCTACAAAGGTATCAGACACAGAAAAGGACTTCCAGTTAGAGGTCAAGTAACACAAAAAAATGCTCGTACCAGAAAAGGTCCTAGAAAAACTGTTATGGGTAAAAAGGATAAATAA
- the rpsK gene encoding 30S ribosomal protein S11 has protein sequence MAIKKDKPKKIKKKNITTGIAHIHSTHQNTIVTFTDLNGNVIAWSSSGAIGYKGTKKKTPYAASLAAAAASEGAKEHGIKEVKVELKGLGPGKDSARKQIEVSGISVIEIKDVTPIPHNGTRPPRKVIKRLTKR, from the coding sequence ATGGCAATTAAAAAAGACAAACCTAAAAAAATTAAGAAAAAAAATATAACCACTGGTATTGCTCACATTCATTCAACTCACCAAAATACAATTGTTACTTTTACTGATCTTAATGGAAATGTTATTGCATGATCTTCTTCAGGTGCTATCGGATACAAAGGTACCAAGAAAAAAACTCCATATGCAGCTTCTTTAGCAGCAGCTGCAGCTAGTGAAGGCGCAAAAGAACACGGAATTAAAGAAGTTAAAGTTGAATTAAAAGGTTTAGGTCCTGGTAAAGATTCAGCAAGAAAACAAATAGAAGTTTCCGGAATTAGTGTAATCGAAATCAAAGACGTAACCCCAATTCCACACAACGGAACAAGACCTCCAAGAAAAGTAATTAAAAGACTAACCAAAAGATAG
- a CDS encoding DNA-directed RNA polymerase subunit alpha, with product MKKSAKVYYIENKAEHLSDFETTFELQPLERGFANTLGNSLRRTILSSVSSVAVFGIKIEGVDHEFSVKDKVREDVVTILNNLKKLRFTFKKEVFLQNEIQVVSFEATKAGKITGADIENTAGLEIVNKDQIIANVSEAGALKFEMFLTYGRGFVDFETNKIKIQELGPALESKLGYGKIIAVDSDFSAVENVNFSSTELNSSNPIVEEKLTFSIKTDGTILAKDALAEAAKILIAHLKLVSDTSNLDAEVESFFEEVKQKKEPPKKNSADLTTLDLTVRSLNALRRAQYYKVSDLLELTLEELENIKNLGKKSVEEIVEKLKEHNLELKKGE from the coding sequence ATGAAAAAAAGTGCAAAAGTGTACTACATTGAAAATAAAGCAGAACATCTTTCTGATTTTGAAACAACATTTGAATTACAACCTTTAGAACGTGGTTTTGCAAATACATTGGGTAATTCACTAAGAAGAACAATTTTATCCTCAGTTTCTTCAGTTGCTGTTTTTGGTATAAAAATTGAAGGGGTTGATCACGAGTTTTCTGTAAAGGATAAAGTTCGTGAGGATGTAGTAACTATCTTAAATAATCTTAAAAAACTTCGTTTTACCTTCAAAAAAGAAGTATTTTTACAAAATGAAATTCAAGTAGTTTCTTTTGAAGCGACAAAAGCAGGGAAAATAACTGGAGCTGATATAGAAAATACAGCTGGTTTAGAAATTGTTAACAAAGATCAAATAATTGCAAATGTTTCTGAAGCTGGAGCTTTAAAATTTGAAATGTTTTTAACTTATGGACGTGGTTTTGTTGATTTTGAAACAAACAAAATAAAAATTCAAGAATTAGGTCCAGCATTAGAATCTAAATTAGGATATGGAAAAATAATCGCTGTCGATTCTGATTTTTCAGCAGTAGAAAACGTAAATTTTTCATCAACAGAACTAAACTCATCAAATCCAATTGTTGAAGAAAAACTAACATTTTCAATCAAAACAGATGGAACTATTTTAGCAAAAGATGCACTAGCAGAAGCTGCAAAAATATTAATAGCTCACTTAAAATTAGTTAGTGATACTTCTAATTTAGATGCTGAAGTTGAATCATTTTTTGAAGAAGTAAAGCAAAAAAAAGAACCACCAAAGAAAAATTCAGCAGATCTTACTACTTTGGATTTAACAGTTAGATCATTAAATGCGCTTCGTAGAGCACAATATTATAAAGTTTCTGATTTACTAGAACTTACTTTAGAAGAGTTAGAAAACATTAAAAACTTGGGTAAAAAATCAGTAGAAGAAATAGTTGAAAAATTAAAAGAACATAATTTAGAACTTAAAAAAGGAGAATAA
- the rplQ gene encoding 50S ribosomal protein L17, whose translation MANPHQIYRRDATWRKHVLRSLATQIILHGKITTTLPRAKELRKHVERLITKAKKDTLAARRLVLAYVRHEKTKDGIEIMPYLFKTIAPKYKDRNGGYTRIIKLPPRLGDNAKMAVIELV comes from the coding sequence ATGGCAAATCCACATCAAATTTACCGTCGTGATGCAACTTGAAGAAAACATGTACTTCGTTCATTAGCCACTCAAATTATTTTACATGGAAAAATAACAACAACACTTCCAAGAGCTAAAGAATTAAGAAAACATGTAGAAAGATTAATTACTAAAGCAAAAAAAGATACATTAGCTGCAAGAAGATTAGTTTTAGCTTATGTACGTCACGAAAAAACCAAAGATGGTATTGAAATAATGCCATATTTATTCAAAACCATTGCACCTAAATACAAAGACCGTAATGGAGGTTATACAAGAATAATTAAATTACCTCCACGTTTAGGTGATAATGCTAAAATGGCTGTTATAGAGCTAGTTTAA
- a CDS encoding restriction endonuclease subunit S, which translates to MNYIRAKRLVPEIRFKNFTDAWQSWKLENKGFLYSGLTSKTKKDFANGNSKYISYLNVYKNFNTDLKDKSSVFIKPDDKQNVIEKGDILFTMSSETYQEVGLSSVVTEKVNEKIYLNSFCFGYRLNETNFLFPHFASFLFRSDAVRNKIILQSNGGTSRFNLSKKSFLNIEIKTPQIEEQQKIGQLFYTLDKIVSLYERKINLFEKLRKYFLQNMFVKENEGKPNVRFNKFDTLWTQKNIEDNFIIDGGGFVSKQEIKNNPGQYPVYSSQTSNNGKMGSINYYKYDGEFITWTTRGALAGSIFYRNEKFSVSNAGLLQAKDNQLSDVKFYYYVLKNSNLRTIMTIGSIPQFTVQMIKNINCIIPDNKEEQEQISNFLTHIDITHAQLKRKQKPKNGLFLWNLVLFEEKSYFLHKHLI; encoded by the coding sequence ATGAATTATATTAGAGCAAAAAGATTAGTACCAGAGATCAGATTTAAAAATTTCACTGACGCTTGACAAAGTTGGAAACTTGAAAATAAAGGATTTTTATATTCAGGTTTAACTTCTAAAACTAAAAAAGATTTTGCAAATGGTAATTCAAAATATATTAGTTATTTAAATGTTTACAAAAATTTTAATACTGATTTAAAAGATAAATCTTCAGTTTTTATTAAGCCTGATGATAAACAAAACGTTATTGAAAAAGGTGATATTTTATTTACAATGTCTTCTGAAACTTATCAAGAAGTTGGGTTGTCATCTGTTGTAACTGAAAAAGTGAATGAAAAAATTTACTTAAATTCATTTTGTTTTGGTTATAGATTAAATGAAACAAATTTTTTATTTCCACATTTTGCTTCATTTTTATTTAGAAGTGATGCTGTAAGAAACAAAATTATTCTCCAAAGCAATGGAGGCACTTCTAGGTTTAATTTATCTAAAAAATCGTTTTTAAATATTGAAATAAAAACTCCTCAAATTGAAGAACAGCAAAAAATTGGTCAACTTTTTTACACGTTAGATAAAATCGTAAGTCTTTATGAGAGAAAGATAAATTTGTTTGAGAAGCTTCGAAAATATTTCTTGCAGAATATGTTTGTAAAGGAAAATGAAGGAAAACCGAATGTCAGATTTAATAAATTTGACACTTTATGAACTCAAAAAAACATAGAAGATAATTTTATTATAGATGGTGGAGGATTTGTTTCCAAACAAGAAATAAAAAACAATCCAGGGCAATATCCAGTATATTCATCACAAACTTCGAATAACGGGAAAATGGGTTCTATAAATTATTATAAATATGATGGAGAATTTATAACCTGAACTACAAGAGGAGCTTTAGCAGGGAGTATATTTTATAGAAACGAAAAATTCAGTGTTTCTAATGCAGGACTATTACAAGCTAAAGACAACCAACTTTCAGATGTAAAATTTTATTATTATGTGTTGAAAAATTCTAATTTAAGAACCATAATGACTATAGGCAGTATACCTCAATTCACTGTGCAGATGATTAAAAATATTAACTGTATAATTCCTGATAACAAAGAAGAACAAGAACAAATTTCTAATTTTTTAACTCATATAGATATTACTCACGCACAACTAAAGCGTAAGCAAAAGCCTAAAAATGGCCTTTTTCTTTGAAATTTAGTACTTTTTGAAGAAAAATCATATTTTTTACACAAACATCTTATTTAA
- a CDS encoding restriction endonuclease subunit S — MLNKDDLAMILNDKTQSCNILGRVLLIPEDNKFIYNQRTQRIVLNKLFLNPLFTYFYLNSKGREGIIKNAQGNTQVYINWSAVSNLKIIFPTLEEQKKISELLKNFSLTHAQLKRKLNLIKTYKNRS; from the coding sequence ATATTAAATAAAGATGATTTAGCTATGATATTGAATGATAAAACTCAAAGTTGCAACATTTTAGGAAGAGTTTTGTTAATCCCTGAAGATAATAAATTTATTTATAATCAAAGAACACAGAGAATAGTTCTTAATAAATTATTTCTCAATCCATTATTTACTTATTTTTACTTAAATTCAAAAGGAAGAGAAGGAATAATTAAAAACGCACAAGGAAACACTCAAGTTTATATCAATTGATCAGCTGTTTCAAACTTAAAAATAATTTTTCCTACATTAGAAGAACAAAAGAAAATTTCCGAGCTTTTAAAGAACTTCAGTTTAACTCACGCACAACTAAAGCGTAAGTTAAATTTAATAAAAACATACAAAAATCGCTCTTAA
- a CDS encoding restriction endonuclease subunit S, with translation MIFHTWIEGKVENLFEYASEGGTPSTANKSFYANEIPFVKIEDTNQKYILKTNSYISKLGLNNSSAWLIPKNNIIFTTGATIGNVSINKILTATKQGIVGAIIKKTFDLEYVYYLLSSNTFQENVRLNSSTGTFSSLALSTFLNLPVVILLNRFEQEKISTLFYTLDKIVSLYERKISVLEKLEKLSWWIYLWRKMKQNQALDLKISTINDLLKNLIKLSTLLEVHH, from the coding sequence ATGATTTTTCACACTTGAATAGAGGGTAAGGTTGAAAACCTGTTTGAATATGCCTCAGAAGGAGGAACTCCTTCTACAGCTAATAAAAGTTTTTATGCTAATGAAATTCCTTTTGTAAAAATTGAAGACACTAACCAAAAATATATATTAAAAACTAATTCATACATTTCAAAACTAGGATTAAATAATAGTTCCGCTTGATTGATTCCTAAGAATAATATTATTTTTACTACAGGAGCAACTATTGGAAATGTTTCTATAAATAAAATTTTAACTGCAACGAAACAAGGAATAGTTGGAGCAATAATTAAAAAAACTTTTGACTTAGAATATGTTTATTACTTATTATCCTCTAATACATTTCAAGAAAATGTGCGTTTAAATTCTTCTACTGGAACTTTTTCTTCTTTGGCTTTATCAACATTTTTAAATTTACCGGTTGTTATTTTATTAAATAGATTTGAACAAGAAAAAATTTCTACTTTATTTTACACGTTAGATAAAATCGTAAGTCTTTACGAGAGAAAAATTAGTGTGTTGGAAAAGCTTGAAAAGCTTTCTTGATGAATATATTTGTGAAGAAAAATGAAGCAAAACCAAGCATTAGATTTAAAGATTTCAACTATAAATGATCTGCTAAAGAACTTGATAAAGTTGTCAACTCTTTTGGAGGTACATCATTAG
- a CDS encoding ATP-binding cassette domain-containing protein: MKIIKILTFDRNKNILIFMLQNLFVAFLSLNLFSYKFIIDYFLNQIRFEEFIPWLLICLFSLLFSILLQWILTFLKISVTRKTYKLLQETIITNLSNQTYLQISKQRNKTVALFNDYLESSMLLLEVFHNYLFKFISSFVIPLIFMFVLNQWSWIIFLTIIFSQILIFIFFLIIVPNFQQKFQNLMQKYEEYAQKQVKTFSLFSVFYFFNKINIFNKLIFKNTENVFANNFKFKLKTDWANSVATSISFLFTGVGIAEIAVLIYYKFIDISNFLSLLSYLIIISSAFSLLFNSIFPLITYTPTLVKILEENKEIKKYKYEEIDQINTITIKDLSYKTDEKTIIFDKLNLEIIKNKKYAIIGESGTGKSTLLKLIANLDENYEGSIFINNEIDLKDLNPKNTLKNIGLINNQNTIFNDTFLNNIVMWDENPDLEKVNKLIEEFKIKKLELDEKFDENSLSEGEKQRLILARLKYDDFDIWCLDEALDNIEKEFSKQIWTNILQQDDKTILAISHHFEEEILNQFDEVIRL; encoded by the coding sequence ATGAAAATAATAAAAATTTTAACATTTGACAGAAACAAAAATATCCTTATCTTTATGTTACAAAATCTTTTTGTAGCATTTTTATCATTGAATTTGTTTTCTTATAAATTTATAATTGATTATTTTTTAAATCAAATCAGATTTGAAGAATTTATACCTTGATTATTAATTTGTTTGTTTTCTCTTCTTTTTTCTATATTACTTCAATGAATTTTAACTTTTTTAAAGATTTCAGTAACTAGAAAAACTTATAAATTATTACAAGAAACTATTATTACTAATTTATCCAATCAAACTTATTTACAAATTTCTAAACAAAGAAATAAAACTGTAGCTTTATTTAATGATTATTTAGAGTCATCAATGCTTTTATTAGAAGTCTTTCATAATTATTTATTTAAGTTTATTTCTTCATTTGTAATTCCTCTTATTTTTATGTTTGTATTAAACCAATGATCTTGAATAATTTTTCTTACAATAATTTTTTCTCAGATTTTAATTTTTATATTCTTCTTAATTATTGTTCCAAACTTTCAACAAAAATTTCAAAATTTAATGCAAAAATATGAAGAATATGCACAAAAACAAGTAAAAACATTTTCTCTATTTTCTGTTTTTTACTTTTTTAACAAAATAAATATTTTTAATAAATTAATTTTTAAAAACACAGAAAATGTGTTTGCAAATAATTTCAAATTTAAATTAAAAACAGATTGAGCAAATTCAGTAGCTACTTCAATTTCATTTTTATTTACAGGAGTAGGGATAGCAGAAATAGCAGTATTAATTTATTACAAATTTATAGACATTTCAAATTTCTTGTCTTTATTATCATATTTAATAATTATTTCATCTGCTTTTTCTCTTTTATTTAACTCAATTTTTCCATTAATTACATATACTCCTACTTTAGTTAAAATTTTAGAAGAAAATAAAGAAATTAAAAAATATAAATATGAAGAAATTGACCAGATAAATACTATAACAATCAAGGATTTATCTTATAAGACTGATGAAAAAACTATAATTTTTGATAAACTAAATTTAGAAATTATTAAGAATAAAAAATATGCAATAATTGGTGAATCGGGCACTGGTAAATCAACACTTTTAAAATTAATTGCAAATTTAGATGAAAATTATGAAGGTTCAATTTTTATAAATAATGAAATTGATTTAAAAGACTTGAATCCTAAAAATACTTTAAAAAATATAGGTTTAATCAATAATCAAAACACAATCTTCAATGATACATTCTTAAATAATATAGTTATGTGAGATGAAAACCCAGATTTAGAAAAAGTAAATAAATTAATAGAAGAATTTAAAATTAAAAAACTAGAGTTGGATGAAAAATTTGATGAAAATTCTTTATCTGAAGGTGAAAAACAAAGACTAATTTTGGCAAGGTTAAAATATGATGATTTTGATATTTGATGTTTAGATGAAGCATTAGACAACATTGAAAAAGAATTTAGTAAGCAAATTTGAACAAACATATTACAACAAGATGATAAAACAATTTTAGCTATTAGTCACCATTTTGAAGAAGAGATTTTAAATCAATTCGACGAAGTAATTAGACTATAA
- a CDS encoding ATP-binding cassette domain-containing protein has protein sequence MSTKLKLIFYNIWNVCYVLQFLITSFIITVAPYYLFTFLQENNYINLVIASIILIFSFIISAIFSGYHSAIFAGFINILKLKNISKMIQVFNEINLSEYNKNSEGYYYSEIKNNNGERFEKYYYSLIELSKNVLYIIAILTFSFYQHWVLGITLSCMLILFFIFSLFIKPKLEKIYINKTESWNEFNENTTQILSYLPSLYTLNKKEKLKQLFSKNLDKNLKIYNSYLKTSKFFSLISENMNLVFKLVVSGVVIIYFGIFFKDDASSLIASVSIIVLVNILLENFFDYLSDTSENFLNFLKVEKAKAQIQDTTNIIPFKLNITEYKFSLENEAFSNIVVKDLTLKLENKTLYNNKNLIIEKNKKYIIKGSNGSGKSTLAKIFLGLEKNYLGNVLFNDKYEIKDIDFKSLNQYFNYLSNNTLLIEANIENNINLFDQNSNKNEISNLIEILNLSSIDKDKILGQEDDNDVSTGQMQRIALARNLYFKKDILIIDEGLSNIDKDNLQKALKILLEDANLTLIYISHHNDAEQESLFDQIIDLDK, from the coding sequence ATGAGTACAAAATTAAAATTAATTTTCTATAATATTTGAAATGTTTGTTATGTATTACAATTTTTAATCACTAGTTTTATTATTACTGTTGCTCCTTATTATTTATTCACTTTCTTACAAGAAAACAATTATATAAACTTAGTTATTGCTTCAATTATATTAATCTTTTCTTTTATAATCTCAGCTATTTTTTCAGGATATCACAGTGCAATTTTCGCTGGTTTTATTAACATTTTAAAGTTAAAAAATATATCTAAAATGATTCAAGTTTTTAATGAAATAAACTTAAGTGAATATAATAAAAATTCTGAAGGTTATTACTATTCAGAGATTAAAAACAACAACGGTGAAAGATTTGAAAAATATTATTATTCTTTGATTGAATTATCGAAAAATGTTTTATATATTATTGCAATTTTAACTTTTTCATTTTATCAACATTGAGTTTTAGGCATTACACTTTCTTGTATGTTGATATTGTTTTTTATATTTTCTTTATTTATAAAGCCAAAACTAGAAAAAATATATATAAACAAAACAGAATCTTGAAATGAATTTAATGAAAATACTACTCAAATTCTTTCATACTTACCTTCATTATATACATTAAATAAAAAAGAAAAATTAAAACAGTTATTTTCTAAAAATTTAGATAAAAATTTAAAAATTTACAATTCTTATTTAAAAACTTCCAAGTTTTTTTCTTTAATTTCAGAAAATATGAATTTAGTTTTTAAATTAGTAGTAAGTGGAGTAGTAATAATTTATTTTGGAATATTTTTTAAAGATGATGCAAGTAGTTTAATAGCTTCAGTTTCTATAATAGTTTTAGTCAATATATTATTAGAGAACTTTTTTGATTATTTATCTGATACTAGTGAAAACTTTTTAAACTTTTTAAAAGTAGAAAAAGCTAAAGCACAAATCCAAGATACTACAAATATAATTCCTTTTAAATTAAATATCACAGAATATAAATTTTCTTTAGAAAATGAAGCATTTTCAAACATTGTAGTTAAAGATTTGACATTAAAATTAGAAAATAAAACTTTATATAATAACAAAAATTTAATAATAGAAAAAAACAAAAAATATATTATTAAAGGCTCAAATGGTTCAGGTAAATCTACTTTAGCTAAAATCTTTTTAGGACTTGAAAAAAATTATTTAGGAAATGTCTTATTCAATGATAAATACGAAATTAAAGATATAGATTTTAAATCACTTAATCAATATTTTAACTATTTATCAAACAATACACTTTTAATAGAAGCTAATATAGAAAATAATATAAATTTATTCGACCAAAATTCAAATAAAAACGAAATTAGTAATTTAATTGAAATTTTAAATTTATCTTCTATTGATAAAGACAAAATTTTAGGTCAAGAAGATGATAATGACGTTTCAACAGGACAGATGCAAAGAATAGCTTTAGCAAGAAATCTATATTTCAAAAAAGATATTTTAATTATTGACGAAGGTCTATCTAACATCGATAAAGATAATTTACAAAAAGCTTTAAAGATCTTGCTAGAAGATGCAAACCTTACACTAATCTATATTTCACATCACAATGATGCTGAACAAGAAAGTCTTTTTGATCAAATAATTGATTTAGATAAATAA
- a CDS encoding RluA family pseudouridine synthase: MKKINLIADEEKRLDVFLSKKLELSRVFVQEIIINNQIIIDSKVVSKKNFILKEGMKIEGNYEEKEELLNAKAQNIDIKIVYEDENVIVVDKPTNMVVHPAPGNYENTLVNALLYKFNHLSNVNGALRPGIVHRLDKDTSGLMLVAKNDKMHNFLAQQLKDRKIKRKYKAIVEGKLEHQISHINLPIARDEKNRKKMAVSHFNSKEAITHVFVEKVFYYQKRIFSLIRCELETGRTHQIRVHLSYIKHPVFGDPVYGTKVDAFNQRLHAYEIEFTNLDGTLLKFNSKLPKEFDIANE, from the coding sequence GTGAAAAAAATTAATTTAATAGCTGATGAAGAAAAAAGATTAGATGTATTTTTAAGCAAAAAACTAGAACTAAGCAGAGTTTTTGTTCAAGAAATTATTATAAATAATCAGATAATCATAGATTCCAAAGTAGTTAGCAAAAAGAATTTTATTCTTAAAGAGGGAATGAAAATTGAAGGAAACTATGAAGAAAAAGAAGAACTTTTAAATGCCAAAGCACAAAATATAGATATAAAAATAGTCTATGAAGATGAAAATGTAATAGTAGTTGATAAGCCTACAAATATGGTTGTACATCCAGCGCCTGGAAATTACGAAAACACATTAGTTAATGCTTTATTATATAAATTTAATCATTTATCTAATGTAAATGGTGCATTAAGACCGGGGATTGTTCATAGATTGGATAAAGACACTTCAGGTCTTATGTTAGTAGCTAAAAATGATAAAATGCATAATTTTTTAGCTCAACAACTAAAAGATAGAAAAATAAAGAGAAAATATAAAGCAATAGTAGAAGGAAAATTGGAGCATCAAATTAGCCATATTAACTTACCAATTGCTAGAGATGAAAAAAATAGAAAAAAGATGGCTGTTTCTCACTTTAATTCTAAAGAAGCTATTACTCATGTTTTTGTAGAAAAAGTATTTTATTATCAAAAAAGAATTTTTTCACTTATACGTTGTGAATTAGAAACTGGGAGAACACATCAGATTAGGGTTCATCTTTCTTATATAAAACATCCAGTTTTTGGTGATCCTGTTTATGGAACAAAAGTAGATGCTTTTAATCAAAGACTACATGCATACGAAATTGAATTTACAAATTTAGACGGAACACTTTTGAAATTTAATTCAAAATTACCCAAAGAATTTGACATAGCAAATGAGTAA
- a CDS encoding DUF402 domain-containing protein, with amino-acid sequence MTKDKEKSNTVNVQAYKFNGTLYRQWNTAKIIQNTAKHLILNLKWTKVKSDKAHWVVKDPTLWIFPKNKFYNALIRFKGNEVNIYINLASSFIFEDNTVKYIDYDLDLKICPMKSVKLLDVSEFFTNSLKMKYSHKLKDVLIHQVNELVKDNLKNKYIFDKEVVFNYLKLAEMKK; translated from the coding sequence ATGACTAAAGATAAAGAAAAGTCAAATACTGTAAATGTGCAAGCTTACAAATTTAACGGAACACTTTATCGTCAATGGAATACTGCAAAAATTATTCAAAACACAGCAAAACATTTAATACTCAATTTAAAGTGAACAAAAGTAAAAAGTGATAAAGCTCATTGAGTAGTAAAAGATCCGACATTATGAATCTTTCCTAAAAATAAGTTTTATAATGCACTAATTAGATTTAAAGGCAATGAAGTAAATATTTATATCAATTTAGCTTCTTCGTTTATTTTCGAAGACAACACAGTTAAATATATAGATTATGACTTAGATTTAAAGATTTGTCCAATGAAATCAGTAAAACTTTTAGATGTATCTGAATTTTTTACAAATTCTTTAAAAATGAAGTATTCTCATAAATTAAAAGATGTATTAATTCATCAAGTAAACGAACTGGTAAAAGATAATTTAAAGAACAAATACATTTTTGATAAAGAAGTTGTATTTAATTATTTAAAGCTTGCAGAAATGAAAAAATAA
- a CDS encoding ECF transporter S component produces MKVNWKKLFMFSTFEIVISGFLLAIFSVLSFILKVHLPSKLNVAFEIPFYLFLGIILGPFKGAVVALIFDVMNALIKGQIHLWAYEYAIIPPFIAILAAGFMFLLTTKKDIWLILPVVLTFTVALIVFIYYLSMSDAQIQKTSKSWKGIFNKQLIITLLIIIYSFIFLIGGGLFLMYLKTNNKKWRLAFIVFVLLVFIMIVVRYFWHPIAFVRYYNRYLNRTGKDRYISDYFFFYLTPMILKSAVTLPVYTVCLVTLTPVVLELNKKHNFKFRLGWAK; encoded by the coding sequence ATGAAAGTTAATTGAAAAAAACTTTTCATGTTTTCCACTTTTGAAATTGTAATTAGTGGATTTTTATTAGCAATTTTTTCAGTTTTATCTTTTATACTAAAAGTTCATTTACCATCTAAATTAAATGTAGCTTTTGAAATTCCATTTTATTTATTTTTAGGAATTATTTTAGGTCCATTTAAAGGAGCAGTAGTAGCGCTAATTTTTGATGTTATGAATGCTTTAATTAAAGGTCAAATCCACCTCTGGGCTTATGAATATGCAATTATCCCTCCATTTATAGCTATTCTAGCAGCAGGTTTTATGTTTTTATTAACTACAAAAAAAGATATTTGACTTATTTTACCAGTGGTTTTAACCTTCACAGTAGCTCTTATAGTATTTATCTACTATTTATCTATGAGTGATGCACAAATTCAAAAAACATCAAAATCATGAAAAGGAATATTTAATAAACAATTAATTATTACTTTATTAATCATTATTTATTCTTTTATATTCTTAATAGGTGGTGGTCTGTTTTTAATGTATTTAAAAACAAATAATAAAAAATGAAGATTAGCTTTTATTGTCTTTGTTTTACTAGTCTTTATTATGATTGTTGTTAGATACTTCTGACATCCAATTGCTTTTGTTAGATATTACAATAGATATTTAAATAGAACTGGAAAAGATAGATATATTTCTGATTATTTCTTCTTCTATTTAACTCCGATGATATTAAAATCAGCAGTGACCTTACCTGTTTATACAGTATGTTTAGTGACTTTGACTCCAGTTGTTTTAGAACTAAACAAAAAACATAATTTTAAATTCAGATTAGGTTGAGCAAAATAA